A window of the Candidatus Deferrimicrobiaceae bacterium genome harbors these coding sequences:
- a CDS encoding response regulator: MVATEPSRVLLVEDNPDHTYLASLVMGGASVAHEVVCAADGQDAIDRLRGGGPHAGHPLRPDLVLLDIKLPRLDGFAVLRIIREDPGLMAIPVVLLTTSGNPSDIERAIALGASDYIIKPIGLNEFERKLHAVLSYWLSVSDLGRGRRPPQ; the protein is encoded by the coding sequence ATGGTCGCCACCGAGCCCAGCCGGGTCCTCCTCGTCGAGGACAACCCGGACCACACCTACCTCGCCTCGCTCGTGATGGGCGGCGCGAGCGTCGCCCACGAGGTCGTCTGCGCGGCCGACGGTCAGGACGCCATCGACCGGCTGCGCGGCGGCGGGCCGCACGCGGGCCACCCGCTCCGTCCCGACCTGGTGCTCCTGGACATCAAGCTGCCCCGTCTCGACGGGTTCGCCGTGCTGCGGATCATCCGCGAGGATCCGGGGCTCATGGCGATCCCGGTCGTGCTGCTGACCACCTCCGGCAACCCCAGCGACATCGAGCGCGCGATCGCGCTCGGCGCCAGCGACTACATCATCAAGCCCATCGGCCTCAACGAGTTCGAGCGCAAGCTGCACGCCGTCCTGAGCTACTGGCTCAGCGTCAGTGACCTCGGGCGCGGGCGCCGCCCGCCGCAGTAA
- the thiL gene encoding thiamine-phosphate kinase — translation MSGSPRSRRTLRDAGEFGFIDAIRRAYGGAERPGELGIGDDAALLPVHGRMVLSTDMLVEGTHFSLGYFRPGEIGVRALSSNLSDLAAMGARPVAYLVAIAAPPDTPLDFLRSLYRGMALAAAPAGMRLVGGDTVRGDRLTLSVTVVGETAPGKALLRTGARPGDLVVVTGEPGWSRLGLALLFRGRPARAGGWRREAMRRHLTPEARWREGIAAAGSGAVSAMIDVSDGVLADLGHLAETGPIGAQLDAAAFPMSMRFLLAAETLGEDPMAAFLSGGEDYELLMAVPPKKLDRLRRALAPFRCGLAPIGRFTEAPGVVVVTPDGSRLSGTALPTGFRHFEPR, via the coding sequence GTGAGCGGGAGCCCTCGTTCCCGGCGCACGCTCCGAGACGCCGGGGAATTCGGATTCATCGACGCGATCCGCCGCGCGTACGGAGGGGCCGAGCGGCCCGGCGAGCTGGGCATCGGCGACGACGCCGCGCTGCTGCCGGTGCATGGGCGCATGGTGCTTTCCACCGACATGCTCGTCGAGGGGACCCACTTTTCCCTCGGCTATTTCCGGCCCGGCGAGATCGGCGTCCGGGCGCTCTCGTCCAACCTTTCCGACCTGGCAGCCATGGGCGCCAGGCCCGTCGCTTATCTCGTGGCGATCGCCGCGCCGCCCGACACGCCGCTCGATTTCCTCCGTTCTCTTTACCGCGGCATGGCGCTGGCCGCCGCGCCGGCCGGCATGCGGCTCGTCGGCGGCGACACCGTGCGCGGCGACCGGCTCACGCTGTCGGTCACGGTCGTGGGCGAGACCGCGCCGGGCAAGGCGCTGCTCCGGACCGGCGCCCGCCCGGGCGACCTCGTCGTCGTCACGGGCGAGCCCGGCTGGTCGCGCCTCGGGCTGGCGCTTTTGTTTCGCGGCCGTCCCGCCCGAGCGGGCGGATGGCGACGCGAGGCGATGCGGCGGCACCTGACCCCCGAGGCGCGTTGGCGGGAAGGAATCGCCGCTGCGGGCTCCGGCGCGGTCTCCGCCATGATCGACGTCAGCGACGGCGTGCTGGCCGACCTCGGGCACCTGGCCGAAACCGGACCGATCGGCGCGCAGCTCGACGCCGCGGCGTTCCCGATGTCGATGCGCTTCCTTCTCGCAGCCGAGACGCTGGGGGAGGACCCGATGGCGGCGTTCCTTTCCGGCGGCGAGGATTACGAATTGCTGATGGCAGTGCCCCCCAAGAAGCTCGACCGGCTGCGCCGGGCGCTCGCGCCCTTCCGCTGCGGGCTGGCCCCGATCGGCCGCTTCACCGAGGCGCCCGGTGTCGTCGTTGTCACGCCCGACGGAAGCCGGCTCTCCGGAACGGCGCTTCCGACCGGTTTCCGACACTTCGAGCCGCGCTGA
- the lon gene encoding endopeptidase La, whose product MSSKNSESKRAAGRVVPLLPLRDIIVFPNQVVPLFVGREKSIGALDQAMAHEGKEILLAAQKKARTNEPGPEDIFAFGTLGTIIQLLRLPDGTVKVLVEGKGRATIERFLPEEAYFAVEAREVVEPVEKGVELEALVRSVNGVFETYAKLSKRVPPEMLLSIQTIDEAGKLSDQIAAQLQLKLQDKQILLETTSATKRLEKLYELMQGEIEIMQVERKIRTRVKKQMEKTQKEYYLNEQMQAIQKELGERDEFKNEIQELEEKAKAKKLSKEAQAKIKKELKKLKMMSPMSAEATVVRNYIDWVLSLPWDEYTQDKLDVKEAEKILDTDHYGLQKVKERILEYLAVQALVKKMKGPILCLVGPPGVGKTSLAKSVARATGRTFVRLSLGGVRDEAEIRGHRRTYIGALPGKIIQSLRKAGSGNPVFLLDEVDKMSTDFRGDPSAALLEVLDPEQNSLFNDHYLDLDYDLSNVMFITTANSLHSIPLPLQDRMEIIQLPGYTEWEKLAIAQQYLVPKQKALNGIADVECDFTEDGLRGIMHGYTKEAGVRSLEREVSSVCRKVAKDVVEKGKETRFKITGRNLVKLLGEPRFHANRTEEKDEIGLTNGLAVTMMGGDLLATEVTVMPGKGKLVLTGKLGEVMQESAQAAMSYVRSRAISLGLDRDFNQRADIHVHFPEGAIPKDGPSAGVTMATSIVSALLRIPVRRDVAMTGEITLRGRVLPIGGLKEKALAALRAGITKLIVPEQNRKDIEDIPKHEAKRFDFSFVKTMDDVVGLALKRNPLRPADKPGKPAKAARKPAKAAGKPAKTTGKPPKAAGKPAAKSAEKPAKSGPKKAAAPGAQKRK is encoded by the coding sequence ATGTCTTCCAAGAACAGCGAGAGCAAGCGCGCGGCGGGGCGGGTCGTTCCCCTGTTGCCCCTGCGCGACATCATCGTCTTCCCCAACCAGGTCGTCCCGCTCTTCGTCGGGCGCGAGAAGTCCATCGGCGCGCTCGACCAGGCGATGGCGCACGAGGGCAAGGAGATCCTGCTCGCCGCGCAGAAGAAGGCGCGCACGAACGAGCCGGGCCCCGAGGACATCTTCGCCTTCGGCACCCTCGGCACCATCATCCAGCTGCTGCGCCTGCCCGACGGCACCGTCAAGGTGCTCGTCGAGGGCAAGGGCCGCGCCACCATCGAGCGCTTCCTCCCCGAAGAGGCCTACTTCGCGGTCGAGGCGCGCGAGGTGGTCGAGCCGGTCGAGAAGGGCGTCGAGCTCGAGGCCCTGGTCCGGTCGGTGAACGGCGTCTTCGAGACCTACGCCAAGCTCTCCAAGCGGGTGCCCCCCGAGATGCTCCTCTCGATCCAGACGATCGACGAGGCGGGGAAGCTGTCCGACCAGATCGCCGCCCAGCTCCAGCTCAAGCTCCAGGACAAGCAGATCCTCCTCGAGACCACCTCCGCGACCAAGCGCCTCGAGAAGCTCTACGAGCTGATGCAGGGCGAGATCGAGATCATGCAGGTCGAGCGGAAGATCCGCACCCGGGTCAAGAAGCAGATGGAGAAGACCCAGAAGGAGTACTACCTGAATGAGCAGATGCAGGCCATTCAGAAGGAGCTCGGGGAGCGGGACGAGTTCAAGAACGAGATCCAGGAGCTCGAGGAGAAGGCCAAGGCCAAGAAGCTGTCGAAGGAGGCCCAGGCCAAGATCAAGAAGGAGCTGAAGAAGCTCAAGATGATGTCGCCGATGTCGGCCGAGGCGACCGTCGTCCGCAACTACATCGACTGGGTCCTGTCGCTGCCCTGGGACGAGTACACCCAGGACAAGCTCGACGTGAAGGAGGCCGAGAAGATCCTCGACACGGATCACTACGGCCTGCAGAAGGTGAAGGAGCGCATCCTCGAGTACCTGGCCGTCCAGGCGCTCGTGAAGAAGATGAAGGGCCCGATCCTCTGCCTCGTGGGCCCGCCCGGCGTCGGCAAGACCTCGCTCGCCAAGTCCGTCGCGCGCGCGACCGGCCGCACCTTCGTGCGCCTCTCGCTCGGCGGCGTGCGCGACGAGGCCGAGATCCGTGGTCACCGGCGCACCTACATCGGCGCGCTGCCGGGCAAGATCATCCAGAGCCTGCGCAAGGCGGGCTCGGGCAACCCGGTCTTCCTGCTCGACGAGGTCGACAAGATGTCGACCGACTTCCGCGGCGACCCGTCGGCGGCGCTGCTCGAGGTCCTCGACCCCGAGCAGAACAGCCTCTTCAACGACCACTACCTCGACCTCGACTACGACCTGTCGAACGTGATGTTCATCACCACGGCGAACAGCCTCCACTCGATCCCGCTGCCGCTGCAGGACCGCATGGAGATCATCCAGCTCCCCGGCTACACCGAGTGGGAGAAGCTCGCCATCGCGCAGCAGTACCTGGTGCCGAAGCAGAAGGCGCTCAACGGCATCGCCGACGTCGAGTGCGACTTCACCGAGGACGGCCTGCGCGGCATCATGCACGGCTACACCAAGGAGGCCGGCGTCCGCAGCCTCGAGCGCGAGGTCTCCTCGGTGTGCCGCAAGGTCGCCAAGGACGTGGTCGAGAAGGGCAAGGAGACGCGCTTCAAGATCACCGGCCGCAACCTGGTGAAGCTCCTCGGCGAGCCGCGCTTCCACGCCAACCGCACCGAGGAGAAGGACGAGATCGGCCTGACGAACGGCCTCGCCGTGACGATGATGGGCGGGGACCTGCTCGCGACCGAGGTCACGGTCATGCCCGGCAAGGGCAAGCTCGTGCTCACCGGCAAGCTCGGCGAGGTCATGCAGGAGTCGGCGCAGGCGGCCATGAGCTACGTCCGCTCGCGCGCCATCAGCCTCGGGCTCGACCGCGACTTCAACCAGCGCGCCGACATCCACGTCCACTTCCCCGAGGGCGCCATCCCCAAGGACGGCCCGTCGGCGGGCGTCACCATGGCGACCTCCATCGTCTCGGCGCTCCTGCGCATCCCGGTGCGCCGGGACGTCGCGATGACCGGCGAGATCACGCTGCGCGGCCGGGTGCTGCCGATCGGCGGCTTGAAGGAGAAAGCGCTCGCGGCACTGCGCGCGGGCATCACGAAGCTGATCGTGCCCGAGCAGAACCGGAAGGACATCGAGGACATCCCGAAGCACGAGGCGAAGCGGTTCGATTTCAGCTTCGTCAAGACCATGGACGACGTCGTCGGGCTGGCGCTCAAGCGGAACCCGCTGCGCCCTGCCGACAAGCCCGGGAAACCCGCGAAGGCCGCGAGGAAACCCGCGAAGGCAGCCGGGAAGCCGGCGAAGACGACCGGCAAGCCGCCGAAGGCCGCGGGGAAGCCCGCCGCGAAGTCTGCGGAGAAGCCGGCGAAGTCCGGGCCGAAAAAGGCCGCTGCCCCCGGAGCGCAAAAAAGGAAGTGA
- a CDS encoding GxxExxY protein, translating to MKQGDEETGRPLWDLSEPVIGACIEVHRHLGPGLLESAYEACLCHELSLRGMSFERQRAVPLTYKGLALECGYRLDLVVADRVIVEIKAVEALAPIHEAQALTYLRLTGLEVALLVNFRVPVLKHGLRRLRLKP from the coding sequence ATGAAACAGGGAGACGAGGAGACGGGGAGACCTCTCTGGGATTTGTCGGAGCCCGTGATCGGGGCGTGCATCGAGGTGCATCGACACCTCGGCCCCGGTCTTCTCGAATCCGCGTACGAGGCCTGCCTCTGCCACGAGTTGTCGCTGCGCGGGATGTCATTTGAGCGGCAACGCGCCGTCCCCCTCACGTACAAGGGCCTCGCGCTCGAATGCGGCTACCGCCTCGACCTCGTTGTTGCGGATCGCGTGATCGTCGAGATCAAGGCCGTCGAGGCTCTCGCGCCCATCCACGAAGCCCAGGCCCTCACGTACCTGCGTCTCACCGGGCTCGAGGTCGCACTGCTGGTCAACTTCCGCGTCCCCGTGCTCAAGCACGGCCTCCGGCGTCTGCGCCTCAAACCCTAG
- a CDS encoding ATP-binding protein, translated as MKTADIEITKLLRFEPAAGRISLGGRRLLLFDAAATGAMREQLIKTLGEAVARGILMRWGYQTGLQDARSLGEQFAWDSEREWMLSGPLMHEWEGICAVETTELRFDRAQGALSMTGVWRNSYEAEQHVKSFGHAEDPVCWTLTGYAAGWTTGVMGAPMIAVETACVGRGDPACGFAIRPRGEWGEEAAAAIAALAEEQPIQRLEDRVDAARRALKEKNVQLERVASELAESNQRLRELDRLKTEFFANISHEFRTPLTLNLGPLEEMLAEPRPPKDQARLDLMHRNALRLLRLVNNLLDFAQIEAGKMRAVYRRVNLRATTKDLCASFESSFIARGLTLTFADGADDVVGYVDLEMWEKIVSNLLANALKFTAKGGVTLQLATAPGRLVLEVADTGPGIASEELPHIFTRFHRAEQIGGRSHEGVGLGLPLVSELCKLHGGEVTVDSRLGAGATFRVALPAGRDHLPADRVLEEPVAADALLSPQPLDAAAAAASAVPTPVRQAPTSPRERILIVEDNADLRAYLAGLLGARFEVEVAGDGAEALACARANPPSLVLTDVMMPGLDGFGLLERLKFDPLTASVAVVMLTARAELGEKLRGLEIGADDYVLKPFNPRELLARITAQVSLRRAQRQLEHYATELERLVEEQVGEIRRQNRTLEDAQHEMEDFLFIASHDLQAPLVTIAGYAHLLQTRLQSHLGAVEVRAAERIQLAVKAMQALIDSLLALARVRHREPERRRVDLRELLATVIVQLGAKIDETGAKLEVQRVPHVAHGDATQLSQILRNLVENAIKYRDEARPLKIDIGAADEEGALTLWVRDNGVGIAPEHHHLIFRPLARLEQVRQVGGTGMGLYIVRKIAEAQGGKAWVESQLGLGSTFYVRLPRVPERTTR; from the coding sequence ATGAAGACCGCCGACATCGAGATCACGAAGCTGCTGCGGTTCGAGCCCGCCGCGGGGCGCATCTCCCTGGGCGGACGGCGGCTGCTGCTCTTCGACGCCGCGGCCACCGGGGCCATGCGCGAGCAGCTCATCAAGACGCTCGGCGAGGCGGTCGCGCGCGGCATCCTCATGCGCTGGGGTTACCAGACGGGGCTGCAGGACGCCCGCAGCCTGGGCGAGCAGTTCGCCTGGGACTCGGAGCGCGAGTGGATGCTCTCGGGCCCGCTGATGCACGAGTGGGAGGGCATCTGCGCCGTCGAGACGACGGAGCTGCGCTTCGACCGCGCGCAGGGCGCGCTCTCGATGACCGGGGTGTGGCGCAACTCCTACGAGGCCGAGCAGCACGTCAAGAGCTTCGGCCACGCCGAGGATCCGGTGTGCTGGACGCTGACCGGCTACGCCGCGGGCTGGACCACCGGGGTCATGGGCGCGCCCATGATCGCCGTCGAGACCGCCTGCGTCGGCCGCGGCGATCCGGCCTGCGGCTTCGCCATCCGGCCACGGGGCGAGTGGGGCGAGGAGGCGGCCGCCGCCATCGCCGCGCTCGCCGAGGAGCAGCCGATCCAGCGGCTCGAGGACCGCGTCGACGCGGCGCGCCGCGCCCTGAAGGAGAAGAACGTCCAGCTCGAGCGGGTGGCGAGCGAGCTGGCCGAGTCGAACCAGCGGCTGCGCGAGCTCGACCGGCTCAAGACCGAGTTCTTCGCCAACATCTCGCACGAGTTCCGCACCCCGCTCACGCTCAACCTCGGCCCGCTCGAGGAGATGCTGGCCGAGCCGCGCCCGCCCAAGGACCAGGCGCGGCTCGACCTCATGCACCGCAACGCGCTGCGCCTGCTGCGCCTCGTCAACAACCTCCTCGACTTCGCGCAGATCGAGGCCGGCAAGATGCGCGCGGTGTACCGGCGCGTGAACCTGCGGGCGACCACGAAGGACCTGTGCGCCTCGTTCGAGTCGTCGTTCATCGCGCGCGGCCTGACGCTCACGTTCGCGGACGGGGCCGACGACGTGGTCGGCTACGTCGACCTCGAGATGTGGGAGAAGATCGTCTCGAACCTGCTCGCGAACGCGCTCAAGTTCACGGCCAAGGGCGGCGTCACCCTGCAGCTCGCGACGGCGCCCGGGCGCCTCGTCCTCGAGGTCGCCGACACCGGGCCCGGCATCGCGTCCGAGGAGTTGCCGCACATCTTCACGCGCTTCCACCGCGCCGAGCAGATCGGCGGCCGCAGCCACGAGGGCGTGGGGCTCGGGCTGCCGCTCGTGAGCGAGCTGTGCAAGCTGCACGGCGGCGAGGTCACCGTCGACAGCCGCCTGGGCGCGGGCGCCACCTTCCGCGTCGCGCTCCCGGCGGGCCGGGACCACCTGCCGGCCGACCGCGTGCTCGAGGAGCCGGTCGCCGCGGACGCGCTCCTCTCGCCGCAGCCGCTCGACGCCGCCGCGGCCGCGGCGAGCGCGGTGCCGACCCCGGTGCGGCAGGCCCCCACCTCGCCGCGGGAGCGCATCCTCATCGTCGAGGACAACGCCGACCTGCGCGCCTACCTCGCCGGCCTCCTCGGCGCGCGCTTCGAGGTCGAGGTCGCCGGCGACGGCGCCGAGGCGCTCGCGTGCGCCCGCGCGAACCCGCCTTCGCTCGTGCTCACCGACGTGATGATGCCGGGCCTCGACGGCTTCGGCCTGCTCGAGCGGCTCAAGTTCGACCCGCTCACGGCCTCGGTCGCGGTGGTGATGCTGACGGCGCGCGCGGAGCTCGGCGAGAAGCTGCGCGGCCTCGAGATCGGCGCCGACGACTACGTGCTCAAGCCCTTCAACCCGCGCGAGCTCCTCGCGCGGATCACGGCCCAGGTGAGCCTGCGGCGGGCCCAGCGCCAGCTCGAGCACTACGCGACCGAGCTCGAGCGCCTGGTCGAGGAGCAGGTGGGCGAGATCCGCCGCCAGAACCGCACCCTCGAGGACGCGCAGCACGAGATGGAGGACTTCCTCTTCATCGCGTCGCACGACCTGCAGGCGCCGCTCGTCACGATCGCCGGCTACGCCCACCTGCTGCAGACGCGGCTGCAGAGCCACCTCGGCGCCGTCGAGGTGCGCGCCGCCGAGCGCATCCAGCTCGCGGTCAAGGCGATGCAGGCGCTCATCGACAGCCTCCTCGCGCTCGCCCGGGTGCGCCACCGCGAGCCCGAGCGCCGCCGCGTCGATCTGCGCGAGCTCCTCGCCACGGTGATCGTTCAGCTCGGCGCCAAGATCGACGAGACCGGCGCCAAGCTCGAGGTGCAACGCGTGCCCCACGTCGCCCACGGCGACGCCACGCAGCTGAGCCAGATCCTGCGCAACCTCGTCGAGAACGCCATCAAGTACCGCGACGAGGCGCGGCCGCTGAAGATCGACATCGGCGCCGCGGACGAGGAGGGCGCCCTGACGCTGTGGGTGCGCGACAACGGCGTCGGCATCGCGCCCGAGCACCACCACCTCATCTTCCGCCCCCTCGCGCGCCTCGAGCAGGTGCGCCAGGTCGGCGGCACCGGCATGGGCCTCTACATCGTGCGCAAGATCGCCGAGGCCCAGGGCGGCAAGGCCTGGGTCGAGAGCCAGCTCGGCCTGGGCTCGACGTTCTACGTGCGCCTGCCCCGAGTGCCGGAGCGGACCACGCGGTAG